A genomic region of Plasmodium falciparum 3D7 genome assembly, chromosome: 11 contains the following coding sequences:
- a CDS encoding apical membrane antigen 1: protein MRKLYCVLLLSAFEFTYMINFGRGQNYWEHPYQNSDVYRPINEHREHPKEYEYPLHQEHTYQQEDSGEDENTLQHAYPIDHEGAEPAPQEQNLFSSIEIVERSNYMGNPWTEYMAKYDIEEVHGSGIRVDLGEDAEVAGTQYRLPSGKCPVFGKGIIIENSNTTFLTPVATGNQYLKDGGFAFPPTEPLMSPMTLDEMRHFYKDNKYVKNLDELTLCSRHAGNMIPDNDKNSNYKYPAVYDDKDKKCHILYIAAQENNGPRYCNKDESKRNSMFCFRPAKDISFQNYTYLSKNVVDNWEKVCPRKNLQNAKFGLWVDGNCEDIPHVNEFPAIDLFECNKLVFELSASDQPKQYEQHLTDYEKIKEGFKNKNASMIKSAFLPTGAFKADRYKSHGKGYNWGNYNTETQKCEIFNVKPTCLINNSSYIATTALSHPIEVENNFPCSLYKDEIMKEIERESKRIKLNDNDDEGNKKIIAPRIFISDDKDSLKCPCDPEMVSNSTCRFFVCKCVERRAEVTSNNEVVVKEEYKDEYADIPEHKPTYDKMKIIIASSAAVAVLATILMVYLYKRKGNAEKYDKMDEPQDYGKSNSRNDEMLDPEASFWGEEKRASHTTPVLMEKPYY, encoded by the coding sequence ATGAGAAAATTATACTGCGTATTATTATTGAGCGCCTTTGAGTTTACATATATGATAAACTTTGGAAGAGGACAGAATTATTGGGAACATCCATATCAAAATAGTGATGTGTATCGTCCAATCAACGAACATAGGGAACATCCAAAAGAATACGAATATCCATTACACCAGGAACATACATACCAACAAGAAGATTCAGGAGAAGACGAAAATACATTACAACACGCATATCCAATAGACCACGAAGGTGCCGAACCCGCACCACAAGaacaaaatttattttcaAGCATTGAAATAGTAGAAAGAAGTAATTATATGGGTAATCCATGGACGGAATATATGGCAAAATATGATATTGAAGAAGTTCATGGTTCAGGTATAAGAGTAGATTTAGGAGAAGATGCTGAAGTAGCTGGAACTCAATATAGACTTCCATCAGGGAAATGTCCAGTATTTGGTAAAGGTATAATTATTGAGAATTCAAATACTACTTTTTTAACACCGGTAGCTACGGGAAatcaatatttaaaagatgGAGGTTTTGCTTTTCCTCCAACAGAACCTCTTATGTCACCAATGACATTAGATGAAATGagacatttttataaagataataaatatgtaaaaaatttaGATGAATTGACTTTATGTTCAAGACATGCAGGAAATATGATTCcagataatgataaaaattcaaattataaatatccaGCTGTTTATGATGACAAAGATAAAAAGtgtcatatattatatattgcaGCTCAAGAAAATAATGGTCCTAGATATTGTAATAAAGACGAAAGTAAAAGAAACAGCATGTTTTGTTTTAGACCAGCAAAAGATATATCATTTCAAAACTATACATATTTAAGTAAGAATGTAGTTGATAACTGGGAAAAAGTTTGCCCTAGAAAGAATTTACAGAATGCAAAATTCGGATTATGGGTCGATGGAAATTGTGAAGATATACCACATGTAAATGAATTTCCAGCAATTGATCTTTTTGAATGTAATAAATTAGTTTTTGAATTGAGTGCTTCGGATCAACCtaaacaatatgaacaacATTTAACagattatgaaaaaattaaagaaggTTTCAAAAATAAGAACGCTAGTATGATCAAAAGTGCTTTTCTTCCCACTGGTGCTTTTAAAGCAGATAGATATAAAAGTCATGGTAAGGGTTATAATTGGGGAAATTATAACACAGAAACACAAAAATGTGAAATTTTTAATGTCAAACCAACATGTTTAATTAACAATTCATCATACATTGCTACTACTGCTTTGTCCCATCCCATCGAAGTTGAAAACAATTTTCCatgttcattatataaagatGAAATAATGAAAGAAATCGAAAGAGAATCAAAACgaattaaattaaatgataatgatgatgaagggaataaaaaaattatagctccaagaatttttatttcagATGATAAAGACAGTTTAAAATGCCCATGTGACCCTGAAATGGTAAGTAATAGTACATGTCGTTTCTTTGTATGTAAATGTGTAGAAAGAAGGGCAGAAGTAACATCAAATAATGAAGTTGTAGTtaaagaagaatataaagaTGAATATGCAGATATTCCTGAACATAAACCAACTTatgataaaatgaaaattataattgcATCATCAGCTGCTGTCGCTGTATTAGCAACTATTTTAATGGTTTAtctttataaaagaaaaggaaatgctgaaaaatatgataaaatggATGAACCACAAGATTATGGGAAATCAAATTCAAGAAATGATGAAATGTTAGATCCTGAGGCATCTTTTTGGGGGGAAGAAAAAAGAGCATCACATACAACACCAGTTCTGATGGAAAAACCATACTATTAA